One Haloplanus vescus DNA window includes the following coding sequences:
- a CDS encoding zinc-dependent alcohol dehydrogenase family protein, with translation MRAAVLREHGEPLEITDVERPDLAPHGVVVAVEACGVCRSDWHAWQGHGEWVGDRVRDGQILGHEPAGRIVAVGARVERVAVGDRVAVPFNLGDGTCPQCLRGHGNVCEDGLALGFQQEAQGAFAEQVHVPHADYNAMHLPDGVSARDMAALGCRFMTAFHALTARGDVGAGDWVAVHGCGGVGLSTVHIADALGARVVAVDIRDAALDMATDLGADAVLNADDTGEVPERIREVTDGGAHVSVDALGVAETCRNSVHSLRRRGTHVQVGLTTDEERGEVSLPVERMAMLEADFHGARGMPPTRYDELLRLLESGAIDPGRLVRREVTLEDVPTRLAAMTDYETTGVEVVTEF, from the coding sequence ATGCGTGCCGCAGTCCTCCGTGAACACGGCGAACCGCTCGAGATAACCGACGTGGAGCGCCCCGACCTCGCGCCCCACGGCGTCGTCGTCGCCGTCGAGGCCTGTGGCGTCTGTCGGAGCGACTGGCACGCGTGGCAGGGCCACGGCGAGTGGGTCGGCGACCGGGTGCGCGACGGCCAGATTCTCGGCCACGAACCCGCGGGTCGGATCGTCGCCGTCGGGGCGCGAGTCGAACGCGTCGCCGTCGGTGACCGCGTCGCCGTCCCGTTCAACCTCGGCGACGGCACCTGTCCCCAGTGCCTGCGCGGTCACGGGAACGTCTGCGAGGACGGCCTCGCCCTCGGCTTCCAGCAGGAGGCACAGGGCGCCTTCGCCGAACAGGTCCACGTCCCCCACGCCGACTACAACGCGATGCACCTCCCCGACGGCGTCTCGGCGCGGGACATGGCGGCGCTGGGCTGTCGGTTCATGACCGCGTTTCACGCGCTCACCGCGCGGGGCGACGTTGGTGCTGGCGACTGGGTCGCGGTCCACGGCTGTGGCGGCGTCGGCCTCTCGACGGTCCACATCGCCGACGCCCTCGGCGCGCGCGTCGTCGCCGTCGACATCCGCGACGCGGCGCTCGATATGGCGACCGACCTCGGCGCGGACGCGGTCCTGAACGCCGACGACACCGGTGAAGTCCCGGAACGCATCCGCGAGGTGACCGACGGCGGTGCCCACGTCTCCGTCGACGCTCTCGGCGTGGCCGAGACGTGTCGCAACTCCGTGCACTCGCTCCGGCGCCGCGGGACGCACGTCCAGGTCGGTCTGACGACTGACGAGGAACGCGGCGAGGTGTCGCTGCCGGTCGAACGCATGGCGATGTTAGAAGCCGATTTCCACGGGGCGCGCGGGATGCCGCCGACGCGGTACGACGAACTCCTTCGCCTGCTGGAGTCGGGCGCCATCGACCCCGGGCGTCTCGTCCGTCGCGAGGTGACGCTAGAGGACGTACCGACTCGACTGGCGGCGATGACCGACTACGAGACGACGGGCGTCGAAGTCGTCACCGAGTTCTGA
- a CDS encoding DUF4352 domain-containing protein, translated as MRRRAFLASTGIAALAGCSTGDSSTDGTATPTSTATSTESGEPNFEIRGTRFPSTQTLNVATTFVIAIQNTGTGDGTFTSELETKVGDGEWGTAGEIEMDVPAGETAEWHSPEFTAQYLTTLYFRLADFDETWSIEITPRELDFGNYYAAPNGLYINLLGGSFESSYPTSDDSGNTTATSTTTATATPTTTPTSAPDGKTWAVISADVRNRLQEPLTTPPADSFELTIDGESQPQHQEVSDNPYESGELEGRTVIRGELVYAVPEGTTVDDIEVVWSQSLSKGDVKSIWTR; from the coding sequence ATGCGACGCCGCGCGTTCCTCGCTTCGACCGGTATCGCCGCCCTCGCCGGCTGTTCGACTGGTGATAGTTCAACCGACGGGACGGCGACGCCCACCTCGACGGCGACGTCGACGGAGAGTGGCGAACCGAACTTCGAGATTCGGGGGACTCGCTTCCCCAGCACGCAGACGCTCAACGTCGCGACGACGTTCGTCATCGCCATCCAGAACACCGGGACTGGCGACGGGACGTTCACGTCCGAACTGGAGACGAAAGTCGGCGACGGCGAGTGGGGAACCGCTGGCGAAATCGAAATGGACGTTCCGGCCGGCGAGACGGCCGAATGGCACAGCCCCGAATTCACGGCGCAGTACCTGACGACCCTGTACTTCCGCCTTGCCGACTTCGACGAGACGTGGTCCATCGAGATTACGCCCCGCGAACTCGACTTCGGGAACTACTACGCAGCCCCCAACGGCCTGTACATCAACCTCCTCGGCGGGTCGTTCGAATCGTCGTACCCGACGAGCGACGACTCCGGGAACACGACGGCGACATCGACCACCACCGCCACTGCAACACCCACTACGACACCCACGTCGGCACCGGACGGAAAGACGTGGGCGGTCATCAGCGCCGACGTGCGAAACCGGTTACAGGAGCCACTCACCACCCCGCCCGCCGACTCGTTCGAACTCACTATCGACGGCGAATCGCAACCGCAGCACCAAGAGGTGTCCGACAACCCCTACGAGAGCGGCGAGCTCGAAGGGCGGACGGTCATTCGCGGCGAATTGGTGTACGCCGTCCCCGAGGGGACGACGGTCGACGACATCGAAGTCGTCTGGTCGCAATCGCTCTCGAAGGGCGACGTGAAATCTATCTGGACGAGATAG
- a CDS encoding cobalamin-independent methionine synthase II family protein has product MTSDDRIQTTHIGSLPRPPKLLDLLEKRQNGEDVDEETWTDTVADATRDVVERQTEVGLDSINNGEQSRVSFNWYVADRLSGIEGEEEQELWADLQEFPGYAERTFKTDVIDLSMHPVVTGPIEYTGREQAEDELATFQDALSAVEDTETFMTAASPSVVTATHVNDYYDSYEEYLFATADAMAEEYELIADAGMTLQIDAPELLTVGHTAAYADAPLSEIKEATRLHIEALNDALSGIPAEQVRLHTCWGSYEGPHHFDTDLAEMLPEIYEADISGLSIEQANPRHQHEYRAFAEHPLPDGWTLMPGVVDVKTNIIDHPETIADRIERVVDAVDDSTPVVAAPDCGFGTQAGLGMVDPEIAWAKLEALADGAEIATERVY; this is encoded by the coding sequence ATGACGAGCGACGACCGCATCCAGACGACACACATCGGAAGCCTTCCCCGCCCGCCGAAACTGCTCGACCTCCTCGAAAAGCGCCAGAACGGCGAGGACGTCGACGAGGAAACGTGGACCGACACCGTCGCCGACGCCACTCGCGACGTGGTCGAGCGCCAGACTGAGGTCGGACTCGACTCCATCAACAACGGCGAACAGTCGCGCGTCTCGTTCAACTGGTACGTCGCGGACCGACTCAGCGGCATCGAGGGCGAGGAGGAACAGGAGCTCTGGGCGGACCTCCAGGAGTTCCCCGGCTACGCCGAGCGCACGTTCAAGACCGACGTCATCGACCTCTCGATGCATCCGGTCGTCACTGGCCCCATCGAGTACACGGGTCGTGAACAGGCCGAGGACGAACTCGCGACGTTCCAAGACGCGCTGTCGGCGGTCGAGGACACGGAGACGTTCATGACCGCGGCGTCGCCGAGCGTCGTCACGGCCACGCACGTCAACGACTACTACGACTCCTACGAGGAGTACCTCTTCGCCACTGCGGACGCGATGGCCGAGGAGTACGAACTCATCGCCGACGCGGGCATGACCCTCCAAATCGACGCGCCGGAACTCCTCACCGTCGGTCACACGGCGGCCTACGCGGACGCGCCCCTCTCGGAAATCAAGGAGGCCACCCGGCTCCACATCGAAGCGCTCAATGACGCGCTGTCGGGCATCCCGGCCGAACAGGTCCGCCTGCACACCTGTTGGGGGAGTTACGAGGGTCCCCATCACTTCGACACGGACCTGGCCGAGATGCTGCCCGAAATCTACGAGGCAGACATCTCGGGACTCAGCATCGAGCAAGCGAACCCGCGCCACCAGCACGAGTACCGCGCGTTCGCCGAACATCCGCTCCCCGACGGCTGGACGCTCATGCCCGGCGTCGTGGACGTGAAGACGAACATCATCGACCACCCCGAGACCATCGCCGACCGCATCGAGCGAGTCGTCGACGCCGTCGACGATTCGACGCCGGTCGTCGCCGCGCCGGACTGTGGGTTCGGTACGCAGGCCGGTCTCGGCATGGTCGACCCGGAAATCGCGTGGGCGAAGCTCGAGGCTCTCGCAGACGGTGCGGAAATCGCGACCGAGCGCGTCTACTGA
- a CDS encoding COX15/CtaA family protein — translation MRLRDRVTFPRFAAFTTGLTLTLVMLGVYTAATGSGLACSAQWPLCDNGLLPQTIPSFIEWFHRLVAMITGWFILGTAVWAWRRDAGERLTATLAVALLPLQISIGAVTVTLSGLFPDGYSPPTQGAHLVVALTIFSLLVWTALSARETDTPSLGQIERALHVALGALIVSILASRVFKPTPYGPGGQAIFYGASLVAVAALIAATRWLATSAVPQLRPVTAGALALLFVGMLLGRDLVYYTPTVRILNAAAFLLAGVGVVAVLALARRTRTGRSGSASVRTR, via the coding sequence ATGCGCCTTCGCGACCGGGTCACGTTCCCTCGCTTCGCCGCGTTCACGACGGGGCTGACGCTCACGCTCGTCATGCTCGGCGTCTACACCGCCGCGACGGGGTCCGGGCTGGCCTGTTCGGCCCAGTGGCCGCTCTGTGACAACGGCCTGCTCCCCCAGACGATTCCGAGCTTCATCGAGTGGTTCCACCGCCTCGTCGCCATGATTACCGGGTGGTTCATCCTCGGCACCGCCGTCTGGGCGTGGCGCCGCGACGCCGGCGAACGCCTCACCGCGACCCTCGCCGTCGCCCTGCTCCCCCTCCAGATTAGCATCGGCGCCGTGACCGTCACCCTGAGCGGCCTCTTCCCCGACGGCTACTCGCCGCCGACGCAGGGCGCCCACCTCGTCGTCGCGCTCACCATCTTCTCGCTGCTCGTGTGGACCGCCCTCTCGGCCCGAGAGACCGACACGCCGTCGCTCGGACAGATAGAGCGCGCGCTCCACGTCGCACTCGGCGCGCTAATCGTGAGTATCCTCGCCAGTCGCGTGTTCAAGCCGACGCCGTACGGGCCCGGCGGGCAGGCAATCTTCTACGGCGCGTCGCTCGTCGCCGTCGCTGCCCTCATCGCCGCGACTCGGTGGCTCGCAACTTCCGCGGTGCCGCAGCTTCGCCCCGTCACCGCGGGCGCGCTGGCGCTCCTATTCGTCGGGATGTTGCTCGGCCGCGACCTCGTGTACTACACGCCGACGGTCAGAATTCTCAACGCCGCCGCGTTCCTGCTGGCGGGTGTCGGCGTCGTCGCCGTCCTCGCGCTCGCCCGCCGGACGCGCACCGGTCGGTCCGGGTCCGCGTCGGTCAGAACTCGGTGA
- a CDS encoding replication factor C large subunit: protein MVDWTEKYRPSTLSAVRGNDKARDALAEWAKTWDDHREAVVVHGSPGVGKTSAAHALAADMGWETVELNASDQRTSDVIERFAGRASKNATLAGSTGGDDTGGRQLIVLDEADNIHGNYDRGGASALTRVVKDADQPIVLLANDYYDMSRGLRNACREIEFRDVSARSIVPVLRDICRREDIEFEADALDRIAEVNDGDLRSAVNDLQAAAESDRRLTVDDVATGDRDRSLDIFPFLDAVLKEESAEEAIQSAYRVDETPDDLTKWLAENVTKVYEGEELARAYDHLADADRWLGRVRATQEYGYWRYATDALAGGVAAARDGQKGGWTRFNRPQFWPSSDSTADEVVRKVADSGGFSMATTRREVLPFLAAMTHHCKPRDLTVAMAAYYDLDEAAVSFVTGSGETTNKVESIVADAQELREEAMEDHSDAFGGEYTTADAAADDDSNGDDSVPETEASDDDAEATADDADADADDGQSGLSDFM, encoded by the coding sequence ATGGTAGACTGGACGGAGAAGTACCGCCCGTCGACGCTGTCGGCCGTCCGCGGGAACGACAAGGCCCGCGACGCCCTGGCGGAGTGGGCGAAGACGTGGGACGACCACCGCGAGGCCGTCGTCGTCCACGGCAGCCCCGGCGTCGGCAAGACGTCGGCGGCCCACGCCCTCGCCGCCGACATGGGGTGGGAGACGGTCGAACTCAACGCCTCCGACCAGCGCACGTCCGACGTCATCGAGCGATTCGCCGGTCGCGCGTCGAAAAACGCCACGCTCGCCGGCTCGACCGGCGGCGACGACACCGGCGGCCGACAACTCATCGTCCTCGACGAGGCGGACAACATCCACGGCAACTACGACCGCGGCGGCGCGAGCGCGCTCACCCGCGTCGTGAAAGATGCCGACCAGCCCATCGTCCTCCTCGCCAACGACTACTACGACATGAGCCGCGGCCTGCGCAACGCCTGTCGGGAAATCGAGTTCCGCGACGTGTCCGCGCGCTCCATCGTCCCCGTCCTCCGGGACATCTGCCGTCGCGAGGACATCGAGTTCGAGGCCGACGCCCTCGACCGCATCGCCGAGGTGAACGACGGCGACCTCCGCTCGGCCGTCAACGACCTGCAGGCGGCCGCCGAGAGCGACCGGCGTCTCACCGTCGACGACGTGGCGACGGGTGACCGCGACCGCAGTCTCGACATCTTCCCCTTCCTCGACGCCGTGCTGAAAGAGGAGTCCGCCGAGGAGGCGATTCAGTCCGCGTATCGCGTCGACGAGACGCCCGACGACCTCACGAAGTGGCTCGCCGAGAACGTCACGAAGGTGTACGAGGGCGAGGAGCTCGCGCGGGCGTACGACCACTTGGCCGACGCCGACCGATGGCTGGGTCGCGTCCGTGCCACACAGGAGTACGGCTACTGGCGCTACGCGACCGACGCCCTCGCCGGCGGCGTGGCCGCCGCCCGCGACGGGCAGAAGGGCGGATGGACGCGGTTCAACCGCCCGCAGTTCTGGCCCTCCTCGGATTCGACCGCCGACGAAGTCGTCCGGAAAGTCGCCGATAGCGGCGGTTTCAGCATGGCGACGACCCGCCGCGAAGTGCTGCCCTTCCTCGCGGCCATGACCCACCACTGTAAGCCGCGCGACCTGACCGTGGCGATGGCTGCGTACTACGACCTCGACGAAGCGGCCGTCTCCTTCGTCACCGGGAGCGGCGAGACGACGAACAAGGTCGAATCCATCGTCGCCGACGCCCAAGAGCTCCGCGAGGAAGCGATGGAGGACCACTCGGACGCGTTCGGTGGCGAGTATACGACTGCCGACGCGGCGGCCGACGACGACTCGAATGGCGACGACTCGGTGCCCGAGACGGAGGCGAGCGACGACGATGCGGAGGCGACTGCGGACGACGCCGATGCGGACGCCGACGACGGCCAGTCCGGCCTCTCCGATTTCATGTGA